A part of Salvelinus alpinus chromosome 5, SLU_Salpinus.1, whole genome shotgun sequence genomic DNA contains:
- the LOC139576966 gene encoding nuclear receptor subfamily 5 group A member 2-like, which translates to MLGEKAQGVPLMVGVMDYTYDEDLEELCPVCGDKVSGYHYGLLTCESCKGFFKRTVQNKKRYTCAENQECKIDKTQRKRCPCCRFQKCLDVGMRLEAVRADRMRGGRNKFGPMYKRDRAMKQQKKALIRSTGFKLESAPPQLSPVQTNYGFTGTLHSLPSLPKGLMPSIPASITPTDYESSLYGPSSLGVAMQPHGPLPTQYQCTAFPSRAIKSEYSDHHTSSPESLVGYPFPDVYPSGCSPQPPTLSPLVLELLRCDPDEMQVQGKIMTFLQQEQSGRGRQDRLSTFSLMCRMADQTLFSIVEWARSCIFFKELKVGDQMKLLHNCWSELLVLDHVFRQVQHGKESSLLLVTGQEMDLSSMGSQAGLSLSGLVQRGQELAGRLLALQVDRREVACLKFLLLFNPNVKLLENQVFVESVQEQVNGALLEYTVCTYPLYLDKFSQLVLRLPELRALSTQAEDYLCYKHLSGEVPCNNLLIEMLHAKKVCI; encoded by the exons ATGTTGGGAGAAAAGGCACAAG GCGTTCCATTGATGGTAGGCGTAATGGACTACACCTATGATGAAGATTTGGAAGAATTGTGTCCTGTTTGTGGAGATAAGGTCTCAGGATACCACTATGGACTCCTTACTTGTGAAAGTTGTAAG GGCTTCTTCAAGAGGACAGTCCAAAACAAGAAGAGGTATACTTGTGCAGAAAACCAGGAGTGTAAAATAGACAAAACACAGCGGAAGAGATGTCCCTGCTGCCGATTCCAGAAATGCCTCGACGTTGGCATGAGATTAGAAG CTGTGCGTGCAGACCGCATGCGTGGGGGCAGGAATAAGTTTGGGCCCATGTACAAGCGGGACAGAGCCATGAAGCAGCAGAAGAAGGCTTTGATACGTTCCACGGGCTTCAAGCTGGAGTCTGCTCCTCCACAGCTCTCCCCTGTACAGACTAACTATGGCTTCACTGGCACCCTGCACAGCCTCCCATCCCTCCCCAAAGGACTCATGCCCTCCATCCCAGCCTCCATCACCCCCACAGACTATGAGTCCAGCCTCTACGGACCCTCCTCCCTGGGGGTGGCCATGCAGCCCCATGGACCCCTGCCTACCCAGTACCAGTGCACAGCATTCCCCAGCAGGGCCATCAAGTCTGAGTACTCTGACCACCACACAAGCtccccagagtctctggtggggTACCCCTTTCCGGATGTGTACCCCTCCGGATGCTCCCCACAGCCTCCCACCCTCTCCCCACTGGTGCTAGAGCTGCTGCGCTGCGACCCAGACGAGATGCAGGTGCAGGGTAAGATCATGACCTTCCTGCAGCAGGAGCAGAGTGGCCGGGGCCGGCAGGACAGGCTCAGTACCTTCAGCCTAATGTGTCGCATGGCTGACCAGACTCTGTTCTCCATAGTGGAGTGGGCCAGGAGCTGCATCTTCTTCAAGGAGCTCAAG GTAGGGGACCAGATGAAGCTTCTTCACAACTGCTGGTCTGAGCTGCTGGTCCTGGACCATGTCTTCAGACAAGTGCAACATGGGAAGGAGAGCAGCCtgctgctggttactggccagGAG ATGGATCTGTCATCCATGGGGTCACAGGCGGGGTTGAGTCTGTCAGGCCTGGTCCAGAGAGGACAGGAGCTAGCTGGGAGGCTACTAGCCCTGCAGGTGGACAGGAGAGAGGTTGCCTGCCTcaagttcctcctcctcttcaatccCA ATGTGAAGCTGTTGGAGAACCAGGTGTTTGTGGAGAGTGTTCAGGAGCAGGTGAATGGGGCTCTGCTGGAGTACACTGTGTGCACCTACCCCCTGTACCTGGACAAGTTCAGCCAGCTGGTGCTGCGTCTGCCAGAGCTGCGAGCCCTCAGCACCCAGGCAGAGGACTACCTGTGCTACAAACACCTGAGTGGGGAGGTGCCCTGCAACAACCTGCTCATTGAGATGCTGCATGCCAAGAAGGTCTGTATATGA